A region from the Meiothermus sp. Pnk-1 genome encodes:
- a CDS encoding APH(3') family aminoglycoside O-phosphotransferase codes for MGLMLEALPQAVSRWLQGYEAEPVTVGMSGAGVYRWRKAGEPGLILKIRPDSHDPDPGFRLAPEAEKMRWLSAWVPAPEVLEYSQQDGCEYLLMTEIAGRSGAENWPPEERPRVVVAIAEALKRLHSIPLERCPFDQRLEAKLAQVRRRTELGLVDPAGFDERWQGKSAEELLEVLLQTRPTDEDLVVCHGDYCLPNVLLQEGKLSGFVDLGRLGVADRYQDLALMTRSLTSDHNPQFGEGWDRVFLEAYGLGEPDWERLEFF; via the coding sequence ATGGGTCTGATGCTCGAGGCGCTGCCCCAAGCGGTATCTCGCTGGCTCCAAGGGTACGAGGCTGAGCCGGTCACGGTGGGAATGTCCGGCGCGGGCGTCTACCGGTGGCGCAAAGCGGGGGAACCCGGTCTGATCCTTAAGATTCGCCCCGATTCCCACGACCCTGATCCGGGGTTTCGGTTGGCTCCAGAGGCCGAGAAGATGCGCTGGCTCTCGGCCTGGGTTCCAGCGCCGGAGGTGCTCGAGTATAGCCAACAGGACGGCTGCGAGTACCTGCTGATGACCGAGATCGCGGGACGGAGTGGGGCCGAGAACTGGCCACCGGAGGAGCGGCCTCGAGTGGTCGTAGCGATTGCCGAAGCGCTCAAACGGCTTCACTCGATCCCCCTCGAGCGCTGCCCTTTCGACCAACGGCTCGAGGCCAAGCTCGCCCAGGTGCGGCGGCGCACCGAACTCGGGTTGGTGGACCCCGCAGGCTTCGATGAACGCTGGCAAGGAAAGTCGGCAGAGGAACTGCTCGAGGTGCTCCTCCAGACGCGCCCCACCGATGAGGATTTAGTGGTCTGCCACGGGGACTACTGCCTGCCCAACGTCCTGCTGCAGGAGGGGAAGCTCAGCGGGTTCGTCGACCTGGGGCGCCTCGGCGTGGCCGACCGCTACCAAGACCTAGCCCTCATGACCCGCAGCCTCACCTCTGATCACAACCCGCAGTTCGGGGAGGGCTGGGACAGGGTTTTTCTCGAAGCTTACGGCCTCGGGGAGCCGGATTGGGAGAGGCTCGAGTTTTTCTAG
- the dnaJ gene encoding molecular chaperone DnaJ, with the protein MKDYYAILGVSKDASSEEIKRAYRKLALQYHPDRNPGDKAAEERFKEINEAYAVLSDPEKRANYDRYGHEAPQVGGFPGGGFGDIFDLFEQVFGFRSPAGARSPAPRGEDLEVELELTLEEAFSGKEAEITYRRLVPCETCSGSGGKREVCPACRGRGVQEQLQQSFFGTMRTQVSCAACRGRGYRISEACPSCRGQGRRERQEKISLEVPAGIDENQMLRVSGMGNVHAGGPGDLFVRLRLRPHPHLEREGANLLYRLRLGLAQAALGTRVEIPGVDGPIPLDIPPGTGHGEVFAMEGKGMPYPGRRGRGELRVITEIAVPQHLSKRARQLLEEYAQEVGEEVHPEGFWDRIKRVFKG; encoded by the coding sequence ATGAAGGACTACTACGCCATCCTGGGAGTAAGCAAAGACGCCAGCAGCGAGGAGATCAAGAGGGCCTACCGCAAGCTCGCGCTGCAGTACCACCCCGACCGGAACCCCGGCGACAAGGCGGCTGAGGAGCGGTTCAAGGAGATCAATGAGGCTTACGCGGTGCTCTCGGACCCCGAAAAGCGGGCCAACTACGACCGTTACGGCCACGAGGCCCCTCAGGTGGGCGGCTTCCCCGGAGGCGGGTTTGGGGATATCTTTGACCTGTTTGAGCAAGTATTCGGCTTTCGCAGTCCGGCGGGGGCGCGCAGCCCGGCACCCCGCGGCGAAGACCTCGAGGTAGAGCTCGAGCTAACCCTCGAGGAAGCCTTTTCGGGCAAGGAAGCGGAGATCACCTATCGCCGCCTGGTGCCTTGCGAAACCTGCTCGGGCTCTGGAGGGAAGCGCGAGGTCTGCCCGGCCTGCCGTGGGCGCGGGGTACAAGAGCAGCTCCAGCAGAGCTTTTTCGGCACCATGCGCACCCAGGTGTCCTGCGCGGCCTGCCGGGGCCGAGGTTACCGCATCAGCGAGGCCTGTCCCAGCTGTCGGGGCCAAGGCCGCAGGGAGCGCCAAGAGAAAATCAGCCTGGAGGTGCCCGCGGGCATCGACGAGAACCAGATGCTGCGGGTCTCGGGAATGGGCAACGTTCACGCTGGAGGACCGGGCGACCTCTTTGTGCGGCTCCGCCTACGCCCTCATCCTCACCTCGAGCGCGAAGGGGCAAACCTCCTCTATCGGTTGCGGCTAGGGCTGGCCCAGGCCGCCCTAGGAACCCGCGTGGAGATCCCTGGCGTCGATGGGCCGATTCCCCTGGATATCCCGCCGGGGACCGGACACGGAGAGGTCTTTGCGATGGAGGGCAAAGGGATGCCCTACCCCGGGCGCCGGGGCCGGGGCGAGTTGCGGGTAATAACCGAAATTGCCGTACCCCAACACCTTTCCAAAAGAGCCCGGCAACTTTTAGAGGAGTACGCCCAAGAGGTAGGCGAAGAGGTCCACCCGGAGGGGTTTTGGGATCGGATCAAGCGGGTATTTAAAGGTTGA
- a CDS encoding acetoin utilization protein AcuC codes for MSVPVLYHPAYKTYTFGPEHPFSPRRLEMLLSLLEAWGHAVPRRPLQPATREEVLTVHAERLVRRVEGCSVGEVAADVEHYGLGTADTPIFPGMDEATRWLVGGTLEAARMILRGEAREVLQLGGGLHHAQYDRSSGFCVYNDLSVAIRHLTRAGLRVAYLDIDVHHGDGVQWIHYDEAEVLTLSLHESGRYLFPGTGAIYEIGKGAGLGRKLNVPLEPFTQDESYLEVFEAVLEPALAWFRPDVMVIQCGADAHFLDPLADLVLSTRAYQKLFLRMREYVREFSGGKAVYTLGGGYSLDATTRVWAMLYLLLQGHPLPDRLPEAWRQHWEGQLHKALTPTLHDAADSIPKIPRRPEIVRHNWGQVVRLLELVKPYWT; via the coding sequence ATGAGCGTCCCCGTTTTGTATCATCCGGCCTATAAGACCTATACCTTCGGGCCGGAGCACCCCTTTAGCCCGCGCAGGTTGGAGATGCTGCTCAGCCTCCTCGAGGCATGGGGCCATGCGGTTCCTCGGCGCCCCCTGCAACCGGCCACCCGCGAGGAGGTTCTGACGGTTCACGCCGAGCGGCTGGTGCGGCGGGTAGAGGGTTGCTCGGTGGGGGAGGTTGCCGCCGATGTCGAACACTACGGCCTGGGGACTGCCGACACCCCTATATTCCCCGGCATGGACGAGGCCACCCGTTGGCTGGTGGGGGGGACGCTCGAGGCCGCCCGGATGATCCTGCGGGGGGAGGCCCGGGAGGTGCTGCAGCTGGGAGGTGGGCTGCACCACGCCCAGTATGACCGTAGTTCGGGATTTTGCGTCTACAACGACCTCTCGGTGGCGATCCGGCACCTCACCCGTGCCGGGTTGCGGGTGGCTTATCTCGATATAGATGTGCACCACGGCGACGGGGTGCAGTGGATCCACTACGACGAGGCCGAGGTGCTCACGCTGAGCTTGCACGAGTCGGGGCGCTACCTATTCCCCGGCACCGGGGCCATCTACGAGATCGGCAAGGGAGCTGGGCTGGGCCGCAAGCTCAACGTGCCGCTCGAGCCCTTCACCCAAGACGAGAGCTACCTGGAGGTGTTCGAGGCGGTGCTCGAGCCCGCCCTGGCCTGGTTCCGCCCCGATGTCATGGTCATCCAGTGCGGGGCCGACGCGCACTTCCTCGACCCGCTGGCCGATCTGGTACTGAGCACCCGGGCTTACCAGAAGCTCTTCCTCCGGATGCGCGAATATGTCCGGGAGTTCTCCGGGGGGAAGGCCGTGTACACCCTGGGAGGGGGCTATAGCCTGGACGCCACCACCCGTGTCTGGGCCATGCTGTATTTGCTCCTACAGGGCCACCCCCTCCCCGACCGCCTGCCCGAGGCCTGGCGGCAGCACTGGGAGGGCCAGCTTCACAAAGCGCTCACCCCTACCCTCCACGACGCCGCGGACTCCATCCCAAAGATCCCCCGCCGCCCCGAGATCGTCCGGCACAACTGGGGGCAGGTGGTGCGGCTGCTCGAACTGGTTAAGCCCTACTGGACCTGA
- a CDS encoding GNAT family N-acetyltransferase, whose protein sequence is MKTAARPELIAVDSDSASIIHELYQKSPTYFQLIGMEIPTLSDVEREVEALAHDPQRRCCLIATPTPKEGRQVVGYLDYKLHYPEAMAATISLLLIAEEHQGQGFGSLALEHLEGLLRGEVRKLYAVVYGNNPVAQRFWEARGFRHLKDGGPSLRWYVKDLPQA, encoded by the coding sequence ATGAAGACCGCTGCGCGTCCGGAGCTGATCGCGGTAGATTCCGATTCCGCCTCTATAATTCACGAGCTATACCAAAAAAGCCCTACCTATTTCCAGCTCATCGGCATGGAGATCCCTACCTTGAGCGACGTAGAACGCGAGGTCGAGGCCCTAGCCCACGATCCCCAGCGCCGCTGCTGCTTGATCGCGACGCCCACGCCCAAAGAAGGGCGCCAAGTCGTCGGTTACCTCGATTACAAGCTGCACTATCCGGAGGCGATGGCCGCCACCATCAGCCTGCTCCTGATCGCCGAAGAGCACCAGGGTCAGGGGTTCGGCTCGCTGGCCCTCGAGCATCTGGAGGGTCTCCTACGGGGAGAGGTGCGCAAGCTCTACGCGGTCGTCTACGGCAACAACCCGGTTGCCCAGCGGTTCTGGGAAGCCCGGGGGTTCCGCCACCTCAAAGACGGCGGACCGAGCCTGCGCTGGTACGTGAAAGACCTGCCCCAGGCTTGA
- the ade gene encoding adenine deaminase, translating into MERDTLQRLLAVARGDAPADLVLKNTQVVNVFSGEIYPAEVAVFAGYIAGVGEGYRGVEEHDLKGGYLVPGLIDTHIHIESTLALPFELARVIVPKGTTTLVADPHEIANVCGLDGIRFMLEASEGLPLDVRIMLPSCVPASPLSTAGAVLEAADLLELWGRHPRILGLAEFMNVPGAVLGDAKSLDKLMAFRGERIDGHAPRIGGKWLQAYAAAGPATDHECTTAEEALEKLRAGLFVLVREGTVTRDLEALLPIINEKTAPRMAFCTDDRHPEDLLEEGHLDFLIRKAVQRGLSPLTALQMATLNAANAHRLYDRGAIAPGRRADLVVVRSLEDFRAERVYARGRWVGEAGAPVGDWVGPEADQSRVRHTVRVDLDRLSLDIPVQGNQLRAIGVVPHQVVTEERIMSPKVVGGLAQADPERDLLKVAVVNRYGKAGVGLGFVHGLGLRKGAIAGTVGHDSHNLTCAGADDESMRTAMRALAEAGGGYAVALGQEVLALTPLPIAGLMSDQPLPKIREQMDTLLAATQQLGSTLHDPVMHVAFLPLEVIPKLKLTDRGLVDVEKFRFVSLWV; encoded by the coding sequence ATGGAACGCGACACCCTCCAACGGTTGCTGGCGGTAGCCCGAGGAGATGCCCCCGCCGACCTGGTGCTCAAAAACACCCAGGTAGTCAACGTCTTCAGCGGCGAGATCTACCCGGCGGAGGTAGCCGTCTTCGCCGGATACATCGCCGGGGTAGGCGAGGGCTACCGGGGGGTGGAGGAGCACGACCTGAAGGGGGGCTACCTGGTTCCGGGGCTGATCGATACGCATATCCACATCGAGTCCACGCTCGCCTTGCCCTTTGAGCTGGCCCGGGTCATCGTGCCCAAGGGGACCACCACCCTCGTCGCCGACCCCCACGAAATCGCCAACGTATGCGGCCTGGACGGGATCCGCTTCATGCTCGAGGCCAGCGAAGGGCTTCCCCTGGACGTGCGGATCATGCTGCCCTCCTGCGTGCCCGCGAGCCCGCTCTCTACGGCGGGGGCGGTGCTGGAAGCGGCGGACTTGCTCGAGCTGTGGGGCCGGCATCCGCGGATTTTGGGCCTAGCCGAGTTCATGAACGTACCCGGCGCTGTGCTGGGCGATGCGAAAAGCCTGGACAAGCTCATGGCCTTCCGCGGCGAGCGGATCGACGGGCACGCCCCCAGGATCGGCGGGAAGTGGCTCCAGGCCTATGCCGCGGCAGGCCCCGCCACCGACCACGAGTGCACCACGGCGGAGGAAGCGCTCGAGAAGCTGCGGGCCGGGCTCTTTGTGCTGGTGCGCGAAGGAACCGTGACCCGCGATCTGGAAGCCCTACTTCCCATCATCAACGAGAAGACCGCCCCCCGGATGGCCTTCTGCACCGACGACCGCCACCCCGAGGATTTGCTCGAGGAGGGCCACCTGGACTTTCTCATTCGCAAGGCAGTGCAACGCGGGCTTTCTCCCCTCACAGCCCTCCAAATGGCCACCCTGAACGCCGCCAACGCCCACCGGCTCTACGACCGGGGGGCTATCGCTCCGGGCCGGAGGGCGGATCTGGTGGTGGTGCGTTCGCTCGAGGACTTCCGCGCCGAGCGGGTCTATGCCCGTGGCCGCTGGGTGGGCGAGGCGGGGGCTCCGGTGGGCGATTGGGTAGGCCCCGAGGCTGACCAGAGCCGGGTGCGCCACACCGTGCGGGTAGACCTGGACCGCCTCTCGCTGGATATCCCGGTCCAGGGAAATCAACTTCGGGCCATCGGGGTGGTGCCCCACCAGGTGGTGACCGAGGAGCGGATCATGTCTCCCAAGGTGGTGGGCGGGCTGGCTCAGGCCGATCCGGAGCGCGACCTGCTCAAGGTAGCGGTGGTGAACCGTTACGGGAAAGCCGGGGTCGGTTTGGGCTTCGTCCACGGGCTGGGGTTGCGGAAAGGAGCTATCGCGGGGACCGTCGGCCACGACAGCCACAACCTGACCTGCGCGGGAGCCGACGACGAATCCATGCGCACGGCGATGCGGGCCCTGGCCGAGGCGGGCGGGGGGTACGCAGTGGCGTTAGGTCAGGAAGTGTTGGCCCTTACCCCCTTGCCCATCGCCGGGCTGATGAGCGACCAGCCTCTACCCAAGATCCGCGAGCAGATGGATACGCTGCTCGCCGCCACCCAACAGCTCGGCTCTACCCTCCATGACCCGGTGATGCACGTGGCGTTTTTGCCCCTCGAGGTCATTCCCAAGCTCAAGCTCACCGATCGGGGGCTGGTAGACGTGGAGAAGTTCCGCTTCGTGAGCCTATGGGTCTGA
- a CDS encoding biotin/lipoate A/B protein ligase family protein: MRTNWHDYEWQLLRDGPLSPNLHMALDEVLTYEVGAGRRKPTLRIWEWGAPAVVIGRYQSVKNEVDLENLERYGFEVVRRISGGGAMFIEPGNTITYSVYAPQELVAGMSFQESYARMDAWVLEALKTLGIKAWYQPINDITSEGGKIAGAAQTRRGGAVLHHVTMAYDIDAAKMVQVLRIGREKLSDKGQTSAQKRVDPCARRPACPERQ; encoded by the coding sequence ATGCGGACGAACTGGCATGACTACGAGTGGCAACTTTTGCGGGATGGCCCCCTGAGCCCCAACCTGCACATGGCCCTGGACGAGGTGCTGACCTACGAGGTGGGGGCCGGACGGCGCAAACCGACCCTGCGCATCTGGGAGTGGGGGGCTCCGGCGGTGGTGATCGGGCGCTATCAGTCGGTGAAGAACGAGGTGGACCTGGAGAACCTGGAGCGCTACGGCTTCGAGGTGGTGCGCCGCATCAGCGGGGGCGGGGCCATGTTCATCGAGCCCGGCAACACCATCACCTACTCGGTCTACGCCCCGCAGGAGTTGGTGGCGGGGATGAGCTTTCAGGAGTCGTACGCCCGGATGGACGCGTGGGTGCTCGAGGCCCTCAAAACCCTGGGGATCAAGGCCTGGTACCAGCCCATCAACGACATCACCAGCGAGGGCGGCAAGATCGCCGGAGCCGCCCAGACCCGGCGTGGCGGGGCGGTGCTCCACCACGTCACGATGGCCTACGACATCGACGCGGCCAAAATGGTGCAGGTGCTCAGGATCGGGCGGGAAAAGCTCTCCGACAAGGGCCAGACCAGCGCCCAGAAGCGGGTGGACCCCTGCGCTCGCAGACCGGCCTGCCCCGAGCGGCAGTGA
- a CDS encoding GNAT family N-acetyltransferase, whose product MNLTEPLTLEGQIVRLEPLTMEHLSVLLELASLEDYPFTSVPHSEHGMRRYIQTALEEQAQGKTVPFVTVDKRSEKIVGSTRLAHLEFWNWPEGSPLARPGQPDAVEIGWTWLAPFAQRSGINTEAKLLMLTHAFEVWQVRRVTLKTDERNMRSRNAILRLGAKFEGVLRAHMPASDGGIRNSAMFSILAEEWPAVKANLQAKLAI is encoded by the coding sequence ATGAACCTGACCGAACCGCTGACCCTAGAAGGCCAAATCGTCCGCCTCGAGCCCCTCACCATGGAGCACCTCTCGGTGCTGCTCGAGCTGGCCAGTCTGGAAGACTATCCCTTTACCAGCGTCCCCCATAGCGAACACGGGATGCGCCGCTACATTCAAACCGCCTTGGAAGAGCAAGCCCAGGGCAAGACCGTGCCGTTTGTGACGGTGGACAAGCGTTCGGAGAAGATCGTGGGAAGCACCCGTCTGGCGCACCTCGAGTTCTGGAACTGGCCGGAGGGCTCCCCCCTGGCCCGCCCGGGCCAACCCGACGCCGTGGAGATCGGCTGGACCTGGCTGGCCCCCTTCGCCCAGCGCAGCGGCATCAACACCGAGGCCAAGCTACTGATGCTCACCCACGCCTTCGAGGTCTGGCAAGTACGGCGGGTAACCCTCAAAACCGACGAGCGGAACATGCGTTCGCGTAACGCGATCCTACGGCTGGGGGCCAAGTTCGAGGGGGTTCTCCGGGCGCATATGCCCGCTTCGGACGGGGGGATCCGCAACAGCGCGATGTTCAGCATCCTGGCCGAGGAGTGGCCTGCGGTCAAGGCCAACCTGCAAGCCAAGCTAGCAATTTGA
- a CDS encoding alpha-amylase family protein, protein MFSSPLTPDQRRILDELKAVAEPMDEGFAVRLERYFGELYEGLAAVYPDPREMLGPLLEVMQRHYRERPADLKRLDLERILAKDWFQRPEMIGYVCYTERFAGSFKGVEEKLDYLRSLGVTYLHLMPFLKPRPAPNDGGYAVMDYRSVREDLGTMDDLQALATKLRQAGISLCCDLVLNHVAQEHEWAVKARLGDPKYQRYFYMFEDRTLPDQYERTLPEVFPDFAPGNFTWDAQAKRWVWTTFNAWQWDLNWANPEVFLEFADLILWLANKGIEVFRLDAIAFIWKRMGTHCQNQPEVHAITQALRAVARIVAPAVLFKAEAIVAPDDLIQYLGQGRHFGLLSDTAYHNSLMVQIWSSLASRDVRLMAQALRGFPSKPYTTAWNTYLRCHDDIGWAIADDDAAAVGLSGEAHRRFLSDYYSGRFPGSHARGLVFQENPRTGDRRISGSGVSLAGLEQALENDDLQGANLALERLLLGHAIVLGFGGIPLLYMGDELALLNDYRYLEEPEHAMDNRWVHRPRMDWAKAHRAQSDPHSIEGRMYHGLRRLIEVRKATPHFHASIEAEILEPKNPHVFGYVRRHPLGNLVALYNFSEAPQYYPLGQLAEHGLTHPFDRIRASHITVSGGLVQLEPLARLWLTQGEG, encoded by the coding sequence ATGTTCTCTTCCCCCCTCACCCCCGACCAACGGCGCATCCTGGACGAGCTGAAAGCTGTGGCGGAGCCGATGGACGAGGGGTTTGCCGTCCGCCTCGAGCGCTACTTCGGCGAGCTGTACGAGGGGCTGGCGGCGGTCTACCCCGATCCCCGGGAGATGCTAGGCCCTTTGCTCGAGGTCATGCAGCGGCACTACCGCGAGCGCCCTGCCGATCTCAAGCGGCTTGATCTGGAGCGGATATTGGCCAAGGACTGGTTTCAACGTCCGGAGATGATCGGCTACGTCTGCTACACCGAGCGCTTTGCCGGGAGCTTCAAGGGGGTGGAAGAGAAGCTTGATTACCTGCGATCTTTGGGCGTCACCTACCTCCACCTGATGCCCTTTCTGAAGCCCCGCCCGGCCCCCAACGACGGCGGCTACGCGGTGATGGATTACCGCAGCGTCCGCGAAGACCTGGGGACCATGGACGACCTCCAGGCCCTGGCCACCAAGCTGCGCCAGGCGGGGATTTCCCTCTGCTGCGACTTGGTGCTGAACCACGTGGCCCAGGAGCACGAGTGGGCGGTGAAAGCCCGCTTGGGCGACCCCAAGTACCAGCGCTACTTCTACATGTTCGAAGACCGCACCCTCCCCGACCAGTACGAGCGCACCCTGCCGGAGGTTTTCCCCGATTTCGCCCCCGGCAACTTCACCTGGGACGCGCAGGCTAAGCGCTGGGTCTGGACCACCTTTAACGCCTGGCAGTGGGACCTCAACTGGGCCAACCCAGAGGTATTCCTCGAGTTCGCCGACCTCATCCTCTGGCTGGCCAACAAGGGCATCGAAGTATTTCGTCTTGACGCCATCGCCTTTATCTGGAAGCGGATGGGCACCCACTGCCAGAATCAGCCCGAAGTCCACGCCATCACCCAGGCGCTCCGGGCGGTGGCCCGCATCGTGGCCCCGGCGGTGCTCTTCAAGGCCGAGGCTATCGTCGCCCCCGATGACCTCATCCAATACCTGGGCCAGGGCCGGCACTTCGGCTTGCTCTCCGACACCGCCTACCATAACAGCCTGATGGTGCAGATCTGGTCTAGCTTGGCGAGCCGGGACGTCCGTCTGATGGCCCAGGCCCTCAGGGGGTTTCCTTCCAAGCCCTACACCACGGCCTGGAACACCTACTTGCGCTGCCACGACGACATCGGTTGGGCCATCGCCGATGACGACGCGGCGGCGGTGGGGCTGTCGGGGGAGGCCCATCGGCGCTTCCTCTCCGATTACTACTCGGGCCGCTTCCCGGGGTCGCACGCGCGGGGGTTGGTCTTCCAGGAAAACCCGCGCACCGGCGACCGGCGCATTTCCGGATCGGGGGTGAGCTTGGCTGGGCTCGAGCAAGCCCTGGAGAACGATGACTTGCAGGGGGCGAATTTGGCGCTCGAGCGCCTGCTGCTGGGCCACGCTATCGTGCTGGGCTTCGGCGGGATCCCCCTTTTGTACATGGGCGACGAGCTGGCCCTCCTCAACGACTACCGCTATCTGGAAGAGCCTGAACACGCCATGGATAACCGCTGGGTCCACCGGCCCCGCATGGACTGGGCCAAGGCCCACCGGGCGCAATCCGACCCCCACTCCATCGAAGGGCGGATGTACCACGGTCTGCGGCGCCTCATCGAGGTGAGAAAGGCTACCCCGCACTTCCACGCTTCGATAGAGGCGGAGATCCTCGAGCCCAAAAACCCCCACGTCTTCGGTTACGTCCGCCGTCACCCCCTGGGGAACTTGGTTGCCCTGTACAACTTCAGCGAAGCGCCGCAGTACTACCCACTCGGCCAGCTCGCCGAGCACGGCCTGACCCACCCCTTTGACCGCATCCGTGCTAGCCACATCACGGTTTCCGGGGGGTTGGTGCAGCTGGAGCCGTTGGCCCGTTTGTGGCTGACCCAGGGGGAGGGCTAA
- a CDS encoding SDR family oxidoreductase — protein sequence MELGIRGKLALVTGASQGIGKAVALALAREGAKVLAVARSQDKLRALVSEVEELGGEAYALPADLEQSGAAEGVLREAAKVGTVEIFLGNTGGPKPMQAQEMGAGEVLEAVHSLLLPMLELTRGLLPGMQKARFGRILYITSLAVKEPIENLALSNTVRSGLTGYAKTLAREVAPYGITVNTLGPGYTRTERVEEVFQFRAQQQGISLEEAYYQQAKQIPAGRLGTPQEIADVAVFVLSARASYLTGQTLVVDGGATRGLL from the coding sequence ATGGAGCTGGGCATCCGAGGGAAGCTGGCGCTGGTTACCGGGGCTTCGCAGGGGATTGGGAAAGCCGTCGCGCTCGCGCTGGCGCGGGAAGGAGCCAAGGTGCTGGCGGTGGCCCGCAGCCAGGACAAGCTGCGGGCGCTGGTTTCGGAGGTCGAAGAGCTCGGCGGTGAAGCCTACGCGCTCCCTGCCGACTTGGAGCAGTCGGGCGCAGCTGAGGGGGTGTTGCGTGAGGCGGCCAAGGTCGGGACCGTCGAGATTTTTTTGGGCAATACCGGCGGCCCCAAGCCGATGCAAGCCCAGGAGATGGGCGCCGGGGAGGTCCTCGAGGCGGTTCATTCCCTTCTTCTTCCCATGCTCGAGCTGACCCGCGGGCTGCTGCCGGGTATGCAAAAAGCCCGCTTCGGGCGCATCCTCTACATCACCTCGCTGGCGGTAAAAGAGCCCATCGAGAATTTAGCCCTCTCCAACACCGTGCGCTCGGGGCTTACCGGTTACGCCAAAACCCTGGCCCGCGAGGTGGCCCCCTATGGCATCACCGTCAACACCCTGGGGCCGGGCTACACCCGCACCGAGCGGGTAGAAGAGGTTTTCCAGTTTCGCGCTCAGCAGCAAGGCATCTCGTTGGAAGAAGCCTATTACCAGCAGGCCAAGCAGATCCCCGCCGGCCGCTTGGGCACGCCGCAGGAGATCGCCGATGTGGCGGTGTTTGTGCTGTCGGCCAGAGCCAGCTACCTCACCGGGCAGACCCTGGTAGTGGATGGGGGGGCCACTCGGGGGCTGTTGTGA
- a CDS encoding cold-shock protein, whose amino-acid sequence MAKGKVKWFNAEKGFGFIEREGDTDVFVHYSAIQAKGFRTLNEGDVVEFDVEPGKNGKGPQAANVSVVEPAKRF is encoded by the coding sequence ATGGCAAAGGGTAAGGTAAAGTGGTTCAACGCGGAAAAGGGGTTCGGTTTCATCGAGCGCGAGGGGGACACCGACGTCTTCGTCCATTACAGCGCCATCCAGGCCAAGGGCTTCCGCACCCTCAACGAGGGGGATGTGGTGGAGTTCGATGTAGAGCCGGGTAAGAATGGTAAGGGGCCGCAGGCCGCTAACGTGAGCGTTGTCGAGCCCGCCAAGCGGTTTTAA
- a CDS encoding biotin--protein ligase — protein MHGEYKAPGGKLVVVVDLEVYTGRLAQVRVSGDFFLEPEEALDRINAALEGLPVTSDETEIAQAVRQAAAHAEMIGFSPEAVAVAVKRALSG, from the coding sequence ATGCACGGAGAGTACAAGGCCCCCGGTGGAAAGCTGGTGGTGGTGGTGGATCTCGAGGTCTACACCGGGCGGTTGGCCCAGGTCCGGGTGAGCGGGGATTTCTTCCTCGAGCCGGAAGAGGCCCTGGATCGGATCAACGCCGCGCTCGAGGGCCTACCGGTTACAAGCGACGAGACCGAGATCGCCCAAGCCGTTCGGCAGGCGGCTGCACACGCCGAGATGATCGGGTTCTCGCCGGAGGCCGTCGCGGTGGCGGTCAAGCGGGCGCTTTCGGGTTAG
- a CDS encoding FMN-binding negative transcriptional regulator, whose translation MYLPRHYQVTDQAVLYDLMRRFSFATLVSIYQEVPFATHLPFVVKEGVLSSHLARANPQWTGFDPNREVLVIFQGEHSFISPTWYEKHPSVPTWNYMTVHAYGKPRIVEEPQAVKRLLHELVVQHEQEWDMAQLPPDYLQGMMQGIVAFEIEITRLEGKFKLSQNRSRADQTRVIRALSASDNPFDRAVAEQMRKNLAED comes from the coding sequence ATGTACCTGCCTCGGCATTACCAGGTCACCGATCAAGCCGTGCTCTACGACCTCATGCGCCGGTTCAGCTTCGCCACGCTGGTCTCCATCTATCAAGAAGTACCCTTCGCCACCCATCTGCCTTTCGTGGTAAAGGAAGGGGTCCTCTCCTCGCACTTAGCTCGAGCCAACCCACAGTGGACCGGCTTCGATCCGAACCGGGAGGTGCTGGTCATCTTCCAGGGCGAGCACAGCTTCATCTCGCCCACTTGGTACGAGAAGCACCCTAGCGTGCCGACCTGGAACTACATGACCGTCCACGCCTACGGCAAGCCGCGCATCGTAGAGGAGCCCCAGGCGGTCAAGCGGCTATTGCACGAGCTGGTCGTGCAGCACGAGCAGGAGTGGGATATGGCGCAGCTCCCGCCCGACTACCTGCAGGGGATGATGCAGGGCATCGTGGCTTTCGAGATCGAAATCACCCGGCTCGAGGGCAAGTTCAAGCTCTCGCAAAACCGCTCACGGGCCGACCAAACGCGGGTTATCCGGGCGCTCTCGGCAAGCGACAACCCTTTTGACCGGGCCGTGGCGGAGCAGATGCGGAAAAACTTGGCAGAAGACTGA